The Aedes aegypti strain LVP_AGWG chromosome 3, AaegL5.0 Primary Assembly, whole genome shotgun sequence genome contains a region encoding:
- the LOC5572131 gene encoding uncharacterized protein LOC5572131: MKFSICSKCSSFAFIKWLWLLAVVLALCLSSYAFYFWYCNEPVAGKYLKQWISIIIVWFLNLLVTAVIYWRQFMCNERIQQLNRNFIRFAEEHMCSTAIKCQQLWYQTVLLAYLMVSNAGLWLNMNPTYRLYSNGDLFLSVVLMGPIIVCSLTAFRYCVIFLTVSCILDDINRDLSRQVDQFHRQYSSANISAYRLTNSELKLSDHLDRLIIQYDKLYDVVVAIIEIYSPSILFLLVLDFGQVTFELYMFYCDLSHASLDDDDLHMIAFSFVSAIFSFTEILFIINGTSKFSDKLMQALEQLQRIGIVCLDSRLTECIYGLSKVVQCMQEETVMFYCFALNNSFLTTIIAASCSYLILLIQTA, encoded by the exons atgaaattttcaatatgttCCAAGTGTTCTTCGTTTGCTTTCATCAAGTGGCTCTGGCTTTTGGCAGTCGTGTTGGCTTTATGCCTATCGTCATATGCATTCTACTTCTGGTACTGTAACGAACCGGTAGCTGGCAAATATTTAAAGCAATGGATATCCATTATCATCGTGTGGTTTCTGAATCTTTTGGTTACGGCTGTGATCTATTGGCGACAGTTCATGTGCAATGAAAGGATTCAACAATTAAACCGCAATTTTATTCGGTTTGCTGAAGAACATAT GTGCAGCACAGCAATAAAATGCCAACAATTGTGGTATCAGACGGTATTACTAGCCTACCTGATGGTGTCCAATGCCGGACTGTGGTTAAACATGAACCCAACCTATCGACTTTACTCAAATGGTGACCTGTTCCTGTCGGTTGTCCTGATGGGACCAATCATCGTCTGTTCGTTGACGGCCTTCCGCTATTGTGTGATTTTTTTAACCGTCAGCTGCATCCTGGACGATATAAACCGTGACCTGTCCCGGCAGGTGGACCAATTCCATCGCCAGTATTCGAGTGCAAATATTAGCGCGTATAGATTAACGAACAGCGAACTCAAATTAAGCGATCACCTAGACCGGTTGATTATTCAGTACGATAAGCTGTATGATGTAGTTGTGGcgataattgaaatttattcgCCGTCAATCTTGTTCCTGCTGGTTTTGGATTTTGGCCAGGTGACATTTGAG CTGTATATGTTCTACTGTGATCTCTCCCATGCTTCGCTCGATGATGACGATTTGCATATGATTGCCTTCTCATTCGTATCTGCGATTTTCAGCTTTACCGAGATTTTATTCATCATCAATGGAACATCGAAGTTTTCCGATAAG ttgatGCAAGCTCTTGAGCAACTACAGCGGATTGGAATTGTTTGCCTGGACAGCAGACTGACCGAATGC ATTTACGGCTTAAGTAAGGTTGTCCAATGTATGCAAGAGGAAACAGTCATGTTTTACTGCTTTGCGCTGAACAATTCGTTCCTGACGACG ATTATCGCCGCTTCGTGCTCGTACCTGATCCTGCTGATACAGACCGCCTGA